Part of the Schistocerca americana isolate TAMUIC-IGC-003095 chromosome 5, iqSchAmer2.1, whole genome shotgun sequence genome, GTTCCAGGTGAGCAGGGTACGACAGAGAGCGCGTTATGCAAATAAAACAATTGCTTAATTGCCAAATAAAAACAAAGCAATAAACACAATAAGATCTTTTTAGAAAGATGACCTCTTATCATATCTGTAAAAACGATTCTATCTCTTTTTGACATTCAATACAACGTTGCTCTACCCCAGGAACTTGAAAATGCTTCCATTCCTCTTGATATGATGTTCGCGAGGTACTCGAGAAGTTTCCGCTAAACCCTGTCCTTGTTTTCGACGGCGGTCATCCTTTCAACCAATGTGTGAAGAAGGTTACTGCGATGACGCACTGCAGCATTCAAATGTGTAAAGTACCTCATTCTTTTCTACCACATTTTGCTTCTCCTAATTTCCAAATTTACATTTTATGTCGCGCTTGCAAGTATCACTGGCATCCAGTGAGCTGAAGCAGTAATGCAGGACACATTAGCAGGTGTAAGATTTCAGTTCGCACGGTAACTAAAGTTACCGCTGGACGATCTGCCGCTGCCAGTGGACGGTGAGATGAGGCCCGATGGCTAGCCATAAGAAAGCTAAATCAACACACGCCACGTAGGAAAGCCACAGCCATTTTGGTGCGAAACAAGTGATTTTGTCGattaatatttactattaaaagctgtaggggtagcgtctttgattcttaaTCGAAACGTGTTTAGTACAGGgatcgaatcccgccgctgcttaaattttgatttataatcaagattgccggccgaagacttccagcataaagagtcaccctcattctgccaacggccttgttaaagagggcagaggagtgaaCCGAGGTTCAAGGCACTCCCTTCTCCTAGGTGTGGGAAACTGCCGTAAAGACgggagaatcagcagtgatcaacggcacgaggatgcagaatgcaatggtaaacactgcattaaagactagTAACGTGTATGAACAGGACGCGTGGCATATAAATGAAGGGGTGtcgtgatgacctctccattgacaaaagattccggaatagttccccattaggATCTCCAGGAGAGGACTGGCAAGCGggcggttaccatgagaaaaagaatgaattaTCAACGAaacgataatgttctacgagtcgagcCGTGGAATATCAGACACTTGAACGTGTTAgagaaagtagaaaatctgaaaaagggaaatgcaatggctcaatctagatgtagtaggggtcagtgaagtgaagtggagagaagacaaggatttctggtcagatgagtatagggtaacatcaatagAAGCAGggaatggtgtaacgggagtaggtttctttatgaatgggaaggtagggaagacagtgcgttactgtgaacagttcagtgacagggtggttctgatcagaatcgacagtaaaccaacacacaccgcgcggggtagccgcgtggtctagggcatcCTATCGCGGCCCGCGCGGCTCCACTCGTCGGAGGTTAAAgctctccctcaggcatgggtgtgtgtgtgtgtgtcgtccttagcgtaagttagtttactttAGATGAAAGTCTGTGAATGCTTAGTGACCGAtgtcctgagcagtttggtcccataagaccctaccatacatttccaatttttttgcaacaccggcaacgatagttcaggtatacatgccgacgtcgcaagttgaagatgaatagATAGTGTCTTAGAATATTAAAACAGTAACAcattatgtaaagggggatgaaaatctataGTCACGGGGcactgggatgcagttgtaggggaagagtagaaggaaaggttacaagagacaagaaatgagtgaggagaaagactaattgagttctgttatacatttcagctagtaacatcgaatactctgctcaaaagtcacaagaggaggaggtatacatggaaaagaccgggtgatatgggaaggtctcagattacatcattgtcagatagagattccgaaatcatatactgtaTATAAGGGGTACCCAGGAGTAAATATTGACGCATATcacaatgtagtggtgatgaagactaggctgaagctcaagagattagtcaggcagaatcaatacgcaaagaagtgggatacagaagtactaaggcaTGACGAGATCCACTTGAAGTGGCAGAGCAATATGGGGTAATTAAGTAGGCAGTAAAGAGGAATGCACATGTCtataagggcaatcacagaagtaggaaaggtaCACACGGATGTAATgaaggtacctgcgaagaaaccttggctagtagaagaaattcttcagctgcagaaaggaagtacaaaaatgttcagatatattcaggaatacagaaatacacgtcgctgacgaatgtaataaataggaaggGCAAGGGCACTAAAacggaatggctgcaggaaaaatgtgaagacatcgaaatttaaatgattgtcagaaggataggctcagtctgcagaaaagtcaaaacttccttcgataaaattaaaaggaaggatGATAACATTAtgcgtgcaacgggaattccactgttaaattcagaggagagagtggataggtggatagAACATATTGAAAGCCTCGATGAGGGGGAAaatcgttgaaatggctctgagcactaggggacttaacatcagaggtcatcagtcccctagaacttagaactacttaaacctaactaacctaaagacatcacacacatccatgcccgaggcaggattcgaacctgcgaccgtagcagtcgcgcgcttccggactgaagcgcctagaactgctcggccaccacggccggctgtgacggggaagatttgtctgctgtgatggaagaagatacaggagccgatttagatgagataagggatccagtatcagaatcagaattacaaagagctttggaggacttaagataaaatagGGAAGTAGTGACAGATGACATTCCAACCGATTTTctgaaatcattgtgggaagtggcaacaaaacgacttttcacgttggtgtgtagagtgtgtgagtctggcgacataccatccgacctTCGGAAAAgcatccgaagacagcaagagctgacaagtgcgagaactatcgcacaatgagcttaacagctcaagcatccaagttgcttaagAGAATAAAATAcggaataatgaaaaagaaaattgagaatgccgtAGGTGACTATCATTTTGCCATTAGGGAAGGTATAGGCACGATAGAGACATAACCTCCTTTCCCCATCGGTGACAACATACACATCGTGAGTCTCCCAGGCTACGGCTACGATCCACCAGGCGGCCTCAAAGTCACCTTCACCGGTTGGGGCACCACAATCTCCACCGGGCAGGCGGCGCCGAACACGTTAATGAAGGTAGACATCACCGTCATCGACCGCGCCAACTGCGTGGCCAGTTTTGATGTCAACGACCGCATGATCTGCGCTGGCGAGAATGGCAAGAGCACCTGCAACGGCGGCGACTTTGGTGGGCCGCTCGTCAGTGGCAGCATTCAGGTCGGCATCGTCTCATGGGGAAGGGGACAATGCGAGACCGATGGCGCGGTCTACTCTATTGTCGGCAACCTGCACTTGTTTATCCATGATGCCACGGCATTCGAGGATCCCATGGGAGTCTGATCAAGTTCGCTCATTCTTTCAGCattcatgtacgagggcagttcaataagtaatgcaacacattttttttctcggccaattttggttgaaaaaaccggaaatttcttgtggaatattttcaaacattccagcttcgtctcatatagtttcattgacttccgacaggtggcagcgctgtacggagctgttaaaatggcgtctgtaacggatgtgcgttgcaaacaacgggcagtgatcgggtttcttttggcggaaaaccagggcatctcagatattcataggcgcttgcagaatgtctacggtgatctggcagtggaaaaaagcacggtgagtcgttgggcaaagcgtgtgtcatcatcgccgcaaggtcaagcaagactgtctgatctcccgcgtgcgggccggccgtgcacagctgtgactcctgcaatggcggagcgtgcgaacacactcgttcgagatgatcgacggatcaccatcaaacaacgcagtgctcaacttgacatctctgttggtagtgctgtcacaattgttcatcagttgggatattcaaaggtttgttcccgctgggtccctcgttgtctaaccgaacaccataaagagcaaaggagaaccatctgtgcggaactgcttgctcgtcatgtggctgagggtgacaatttcttgtcaaagattgttacaggcgatgaaacatgggttcatcacttcgaacctgtaacaaaacggcaatcaatggagtggcgccacacccactcccctaccaagaaaaagtttaaagccataccctcagccggtaaagtcatggttacagtcttctgggacgctgaaggggttattctgttcgatgtccttccccatggtcaaacgatcaactctgaagtgtattgtgctactcttcagaaattgaagaaacgacttcagcgtgttcgtaggcacaaaaatctgaacgaacttctccttcttcatgacaacgcaagacctcacacaagtcttcacacccgagaggagctcacaaaacttcagtggactgttcttcctcgtgcaccctacagccccgatctcgcaccgtcggatttccatatgtttggcccaatgaaggacgcaatccgtgggaggcactacgcggatgatgaagaagttattgatgcagtacgacgttggctccgacatcaaccaatggaatggtaccgtgcaggcatacaggccctcatttcaaggtggcgtaaggccgtagcattgaatggagattacgttgaaaaatagtgttgtgtagctaaaagattggggaataacctggtgtatttcaatgctgaataaaacaacccctgtttcagaaaaaaaatgtgttgcattgcttattgaactgccctcgtaaaacaaGTTACAGCTTAATCAGTTGTCATACACACTCAGACATTTTTAAAATTCCAATTTGTTCTATCACACTTGCAACCAAGGTATGTGTCATAAATTGCATCATCAGATAAATGGTATCGTCTGTCATTTGGCATACATCTTATTTTCACCCTATGTTTTGTAGGAGTAGGTGGCAGGTGCATCACAATGGTAAAATGGAGAGAGAGTAAACAACCATTTCATAACACTAACACTAAGTTGTGTGGAAAGTGGTAAGTAACATTTAGATACTGGATTTTGTGGGAGCAACTAGACACTCCGCCCTCCAATAGTTTTCGTTAAATTATAGGAACCTGTAGAGCGATTAACGTTCCTCATTAACTGTACAGATGTTGTGGATATCTTGTGTTAGAACAGGTAGCTATCTACATGACGTGCCCCTGTAAATCCATTTGAATCGATATGTATGATCGTTGCTAAGGTAATGACTGCTTTCTTCAGCCATAGAACTAGTTTTGACACTCCGTTCACAGTTGCCTTAGTTATGACACTGTAACTCACATAAAGCCCTCCTAACTATCCGTCCATTATTAAAATGAGTCAGATAAGTCGTTTACAAGCTCCAAAAGGGGTTTATTGGTGTTGGTTTCATCTATGCTActtaaaaattcgatttttcgttacaacgtgtaatttattttcttcactAGAAACAGTCGTTGTTATGAAAATTACACATTATTTACAGTTTTGTTTTACACACGCGAATGCTGTGATTTCAGTAGGATTCATTTACTTTTGGCTTATCCTCTTTTACTTACCGTTTACGTGTTGTAtgcatgaaattttgacagaaattatCATACCTGAGATTTGTTTCCTTACGAAATATATATGAGTGCTATTCGGAAGGTCTGATCGATCACTAAATGGAAGTCATAGCAAAACTATGATGAAGCTTAGCATAGACCTGTCGGATAATGTCTCTAGCATGCCCTTCGTTCACGTCATGTCGCACTTTTCAGTCATGAGtgcacagtgaacacgtaaaggtgcctagataatagtgtctcccgccaagtatgattgCCTCTGAGAGATTTCGCCAGGTTTCTGGCAGCCGACACAGCGTCACGCATTTCCTTTTTCGTGACAGTCCTCTGCCGCACACTGCATGGCCAATGAGGAGGCTCCTGTAGCTGTTTcaataggaagtgtttgatcacccaccttacagcccggacttggctccctgtgATTTTCTTCTCTGCTCACATCAACTGGCTTTATAGACAACATTCTAGCGCAGACaaaattttgacacagacaacaaaTTGCGGTTCAGCGTGTGGAATATGCAGAAAGCCCAGGCGGGTGACTTCCGTGACAAAGGTATTCGAAAGTTAGTACAATGCTACAACAACTGTTTTAGTCGGAACGTCAactatgtagataagtagctgCAAGTTGCAGCTAagtgttgtaaataaaaaaaaaatttttccttttcaactctggtttccatttcgcgaccgattggaccttactttccgaatagacctCGTAGCATTTGGAGTCTTCCACTTCCTGCGTACTTTATACACATCCACACATTGTATTAATTTCACGTGTGTAcgttcgatttcctcacatttaaattgttgttttatcagtttctttggcagcgTTCAAAGTGTTTCAACAACATTAAATGTTTGTGAGAGAAGACCTTATGCTGTATTATTAACAAAGAGAGTTAGCTCTTACGAGCTGTGGCTTTACACCCTA contains:
- the LOC124616509 gene encoding trypsin delta-like, yielding MAKLVTGYGYDPPGGLKVTFTGWGTTISTGQAAPNTLMKVDITVIDRANCVASFDVNDRMICAGENGKSTCNGGDFGGPLVSGSIQCHVTASSAAGDAVKAAPPDETPLKDTTHATTTTTTTTTTNTVVVPEVSVPDVGLVL